The Bacteroidales bacterium genome window below encodes:
- a CDS encoding T9SS type A sorting domain-containing protein encodes MKQLISISLFIFFFCSPGKSQSFAPASGFEGTTAIYKDSTIFIDWATETKITRGYQDIAFPENGYVDYGTVGNATGKADGNPNVVSLGDGGSAILKFNFPIVNGDDYDFAVFENGFFENDTSELAFLELAFVEVSTDGIEFVRFPAISEIQTYTQTGSFEKINARYIHNLAGKYTMFYGTPFNLDDIEDLTDGTSVNTNEINYIKIIDVIGSISDNLASHDSKGNIINDPYPTAFASGGFDLDAVGVINNQSNIKFTEDIVIVPNPVRDFLNFRSNISKINKVEVFSVTGKLIISTDKNNNIDVRKLRKGVYILKVSRNEKCSSAVFFK; translated from the coding sequence ATGAAGCAACTAATTTCAATATCACTATTTATATTTTTTTTCTGTTCGCCGGGAAAATCTCAATCCTTTGCACCGGCATCCGGTTTTGAAGGAACGACAGCAATTTATAAAGACAGTACAATTTTTATTGATTGGGCAACAGAAACAAAAATTACAAGAGGGTATCAAGATATTGCTTTCCCCGAGAACGGATATGTTGATTACGGAACAGTGGGAAATGCAACAGGCAAAGCTGACGGAAACCCTAATGTTGTGAGTTTGGGTGACGGCGGTTCTGCAATTTTAAAATTCAACTTTCCGATTGTAAACGGAGATGATTACGATTTTGCTGTTTTTGAAAACGGCTTTTTTGAAAACGATACTTCCGAACTTGCATTTCTCGAACTTGCATTTGTTGAAGTAAGTACCGATGGTATCGAATTTGTAAGATTTCCCGCAATTTCAGAAATTCAAACATACACACAAACAGGAAGTTTTGAAAAAATTAATGCACGGTACATTCACAACCTTGCAGGCAAATACACAATGTTTTACGGAACTCCTTTTAATTTAGATGATATTGAAGACTTGACAGACGGAACTTCCGTAAATACAAACGAAATTAATTACATTAAAATAATTGATGTTATAGGTTCAATCAGTGATAATTTGGCAAGTCACGACAGCAAAGGAAACATAATTAATGACCCTTACCCGACGGCTTTTGCTTCGGGAGGTTTCGATTTGGATGCTGTGGGAGTGATTAATAATCAGTCAAATATAAAATTCACGGAAGACATTGTAATAGTTCCCAATCCGGTTAGAGATTTTTTAAATTTCAGAAGTAATATTTCGAAAATTAACAAAGTTGAAGTTTTTTCAGTAACGGGGAAATTAATTATTTCAACTGATAAGAATAATAATATTGATGTTAGAAAATTACGAAAAGGTGTTTATATTTTGAAAGTTTCAAGAAATGAGAAATGCAGTTCGGCTGTGTTTTTTAAATAA
- a CDS encoding polysaccharide lyase, with product MKNKIYVFIILLITCNSCGKVPISVPGQDVLHFTGNFETGYLNQYEYFETDTAINTVIVTAPVRKGKFALKNTLNPGNYIFNGYRSELSVYDCAKYKTNVFYGLSFMIDTGYVDENFNLICQWHDMPDFNNGEDWSPMPLLHGSSPPVALIYLNGNIALKLNDNPNSNTETILVGDEHPINKGEWQDVVFHIYWSDDKTAFIECRLNGNYITPFNGSDNKYYYRNLFNRAGNYFKFGHYRGKSDTPHSNTIYFDEIKIGSTYKEVAP from the coding sequence ATGAAAAATAAAATATATGTGTTCATTATCCTTTTAATTACTTGTAATAGTTGCGGAAAAGTACCGATATCTGTTCCCGGGCAGGATGTTTTGCATTTTACGGGTAATTTTGAAACAGGTTATTTGAACCAATATGAATATTTTGAGACAGATACTGCGATTAATACCGTAATTGTTACTGCTCCGGTTCGTAAAGGTAAGTTTGCATTAAAAAACACTTTGAATCCGGGCAATTATATTTTTAACGGATATCGTTCTGAACTGTCTGTTTATGATTGTGCTAAATATAAAACAAATGTATTTTACGGATTAAGTTTCATGATTGATACAGGTTATGTAGATGAAAACTTCAACTTAATTTGCCAGTGGCATGATATGCCTGATTTTAATAATGGTGAAGATTGGTCTCCGATGCCTCTGTTGCATGGTTCGTCTCCTCCTGTAGCACTAATTTACCTTAACGGCAATATTGCATTAAAATTGAACGATAATCCGAACTCTAATACCGAAACTATATTAGTGGGCGATGAACATCCCATTAATAAAGGAGAGTGGCAAGATGTAGTCTTTCATATTTACTGGAGTGATGATAAAACTGCTTTTATAGAGTGCCGGCTGAACGGAAACTATATAACACCTTTTAACGGTTCTGATAATAAGTATTACTATAGAAATTTATTTAACAGAGCAGGAAATTATTTTAAATTCGGACATTATAGAGGTAAAAGTGATACTCCTCATTCCAACACGATTTATTTTGATGAAATAAAAATCGGTTCAACATATAAAGAAGTAGCACCATGA
- a CDS encoding cache domain-containing protein, whose product MNIRTKIPLYTGVTVLVTMLVVTVFSILEYRSRTLESIESYRNEQTDIIKNQLKDHVNNAYKILNKSYSEIKNRYQLNSVKIKDYPVELRQAIRDIEQISFGDAGYIWLNEVNPPYTVIMHPIKPEMNGTVQVFYIKDTQQNVYEAFADVIIANKGEGFLGYDYYKPGTNERIPKLSFIKLFEPYGWVIGTGVYVDYIDKMVARKTEELNKQTSKMIKIILILGFVLIALATVTLFYLGKTITDAIYSVQQKLFHMSKGHIIEPDKTERSDEIGDMNKSLSELIAGVNTYSEFASNIEKGNLDAGFKPLSDKDNLGISLLDMRESLKAAKEEEQKRAEENERRNYANEGYAMFSELMRKGSEDIRELSYAVIGNLVSYVKGIQGGIFILNDENKEDVFLELTASIAYNRRKFKEKKIKIGDGLIGACAYEKEKIYITNIPDDYAEIRSGLGTANPKSILIIPLLMEDNLIGIIELASLDIIDEFDIEFVEKVSESIAASLYAAKISTKTSLLQKEYNELLKEKENYSETLIAKEKEIKMLRRKLTTLKEEKSILSIK is encoded by the coding sequence ATGAATATAAGAACGAAAATACCTTTATATACAGGTGTAACGGTTTTAGTTACAATGCTTGTTGTTACGGTATTTTCTATTTTAGAATACAGAAGCAGAACTCTTGAAAGTATTGAATCTTACAGGAATGAGCAAACAGATATTATTAAGAACCAATTAAAAGATCATGTTAATAATGCTTATAAAATATTGAATAAATCATATTCGGAGATAAAGAACAGGTATCAACTTAATTCTGTTAAAATTAAAGATTATCCGGTTGAACTAAGGCAAGCGATAAGAGATATTGAGCAAATATCATTCGGAGATGCAGGTTATATTTGGTTAAATGAAGTTAATCCGCCTTATACGGTTATTATGCATCCAATAAAACCGGAAATGAACGGAACAGTTCAGGTATTCTATATAAAGGACACCCAACAGAATGTTTATGAGGCATTTGCAGATGTTATTATTGCAAATAAGGGCGAAGGTTTTTTAGGATATGACTATTATAAACCGGGAACAAATGAAAGAATTCCGAAATTGAGTTTTATAAAATTATTTGAACCATACGGCTGGGTTATAGGAACAGGTGTTTATGTTGATTATATTGATAAGATGGTTGCTCGTAAAACTGAAGAACTAAATAAACAAACGAGCAAAATGATTAAAATAATTTTAATACTCGGTTTTGTTTTAATTGCTTTAGCAACAGTTACACTATTCTATTTGGGAAAAACAATAACGGATGCAATATATTCTGTTCAACAAAAATTATTTCATATGTCAAAAGGGCATATCATAGAACCCGATAAGACAGAAAGGTCTGATGAAATAGGAGATATGAATAAATCTTTAAGTGAGTTGATTGCGGGAGTTAATACATATTCAGAGTTTGCATCAAATATAGAAAAGGGGAATTTAGATGCAGGCTTTAAACCTTTGAGCGACAAAGATAATTTGGGTATTTCGTTGTTAGATATGAGAGAAAGTCTTAAGGCTGCAAAAGAAGAAGAACAAAAAAGAGCGGAAGAAAATGAGCGAAGAAATTATGCAAATGAAGGATATGCCATGTTTAGTGAACTTATGCGTAAAGGCAGTGAAGATATAAGAGAATTATCATACGCCGTAATAGGTAATCTTGTATCTTATGTTAAGGGTATTCAGGGTGGTATTTTTATCTTAAATGATGAAAATAAAGAAGATGTTTTTTTGGAATTAACGGCATCAATAGCATATAACAGACGGAAATTTAAAGAAAAAAAGATAAAAATAGGCGACGGATTAATCGGAGCTTGTGCATACGAAAAAGAAAAAATTTATATAACAAATATTCCGGATGATTATGCTGAGATTCGCTCAGGCTTGGGAACAGCAAATCCTAAATCAATATTAATTATTCCGTTATTGATGGAAGACAACTTAATCGGTATTATTGAGTTGGCTTCATTAGATATTATAGATGAATTTGATATTGAGTTTGTTGAAAAAGTTTCTGAAAGTATTGCAGCTTCATTATATGCAGCAAAAATTAGTACAAAAACATCTTTATTACAAAAAGAATATAACGAGTTGTTAAAAGAAAAAGAAAATTATAGTGAAACTTTGATTGCTAAAGAAAAAGAAATTAAGATGTTAAGGCGAAAATTAACAACATTAAAAGAAGAGAAATCAATTTTGTCGATTAAATAA
- the metG gene encoding methionine--tRNA ligase, with amino-acid sequence MPDYKRYMVTSALPYANGPVHIGHLAGVYIPSDIYVRYLRLRGEDVKWVCGSDEHGVPITLKAKKEGISPQEVVDRYHNIIKNSFKEFGISVDIYSRTSNKIHHETASDFFKKLNDEGKFIEKTTEQYFDTQENQFLADRYIKGTCPKCGNEEAYGDQCEKCGSALSPTELINPKSTISGSELSLKETKHWYLPLDKHEPFLRKWILEDHKEWKPNVYGQCKSWLDSGLHARAVSRDLNWGVPVPVENAKGKVLYVWFDAPIGYISATKEVTENWEKYWKDPETKLVHFIGKDNIVFHCIIFPAMLKAEGSYILPDNVPANAFLNLENDKISTSRNWAVWLHEYLKDFKDKQDVLRYVLTAIAPETRDSDFTWKDFQERNNSELVNIFGNFVNRTLVLTKKYYDKKVPTPGEYTKEDKTVLSEIKKIKESIEQNIENYKFREALKDVMNLARIGNKYLADTEPWHMIKTDTERVKTIIYVSLQLTASLSVLVEPFMPFTAKKLTELLNVDKISWEDANKEILKPGHIVNEPELLFQKIEDKEIEFQIKKLLKTKEDNAKENIKLPSVKETITFDDFQKLDIRTATIIEAEKVKKTKKLLKITLDTGVDKRTVVSGIAEYYKPEEIIGKQVQVLVNLAPRKLKGIESQGMILMAENPDGKLSFVSPEEKFENGSTIS; translated from the coding sequence ATGCCTGACTATAAAAGATACATGGTAACATCCGCCCTGCCCTATGCAAACGGACCTGTCCACATTGGACATTTGGCAGGTGTTTACATACCTTCCGATATTTATGTACGATATTTAAGATTAAGAGGAGAAGACGTAAAATGGGTTTGCGGTTCCGATGAACACGGTGTACCGATTACTTTAAAAGCAAAGAAAGAAGGAATTTCCCCGCAAGAAGTTGTTGACAGATATCATAATATTATTAAAAATTCTTTCAAAGAGTTTGGAATTTCAGTTGATATATACTCAAGAACCAGCAATAAAATTCATCACGAAACAGCTTCCGACTTTTTTAAAAAGTTAAATGATGAGGGCAAATTCATTGAAAAAACTACCGAACAATATTTTGACACACAAGAAAACCAATTTCTTGCCGACAGATATATAAAAGGTACCTGCCCGAAATGCGGAAACGAAGAAGCATACGGAGACCAATGTGAAAAATGCGGAAGTGCTTTAAGTCCTACCGAACTTATTAATCCGAAATCAACAATAAGCGGTTCAGAACTAAGTTTGAAAGAAACAAAACATTGGTATTTACCTTTGGATAAACATGAACCCTTCCTGAGAAAATGGATTTTGGAAGATCACAAAGAATGGAAACCGAATGTTTACGGACAATGTAAATCTTGGCTTGATTCCGGTTTACATGCAAGAGCCGTAAGTCGAGATTTAAACTGGGGAGTTCCCGTTCCTGTTGAAAATGCAAAAGGTAAAGTTTTATATGTTTGGTTTGATGCTCCGATAGGCTATATATCTGCAACAAAAGAGGTTACAGAAAACTGGGAGAAATACTGGAAAGACCCCGAAACGAAGTTGGTACATTTTATAGGAAAAGATAATATCGTTTTTCATTGCATAATATTCCCCGCAATGCTTAAAGCCGAAGGTTCTTATATTCTGCCTGACAATGTTCCTGCAAATGCTTTTTTAAATTTGGAAAACGATAAAATTTCAACTTCAAGAAACTGGGCTGTTTGGCTGCATGAATACCTTAAAGACTTTAAAGACAAGCAAGATGTTTTAAGATACGTACTTACGGCAATTGCTCCTGAAACAAGAGACAGCGATTTTACATGGAAAGATTTTCAAGAAAGAAACAACAGCGAATTAGTTAATATTTTCGGAAATTTCGTAAACAGAACTTTGGTTCTTACAAAAAAATATTACGACAAAAAAGTTCCGACTCCCGGAGAATATACAAAAGAAGACAAAACTGTGCTCTCAGAAATTAAAAAAATAAAAGAAAGCATTGAGCAAAATATTGAAAATTACAAATTCAGGGAAGCCCTGAAAGATGTTATGAATTTGGCAAGAATCGGAAACAAATATCTTGCCGACACAGAGCCTTGGCATATGATAAAAACTGATACAGAGCGTGTTAAAACAATTATATATGTTTCATTGCAATTAACTGCAAGTTTGTCAGTATTAGTTGAACCGTTTATGCCTTTCACAGCAAAAAAATTAACAGAACTGTTAAATGTTGATAAAATAAGCTGGGAAGATGCAAATAAAGAAATCCTTAAACCCGGTCATATAGTAAATGAACCTGAACTTCTGTTTCAAAAAATTGAAGACAAAGAAATAGAATTTCAAATTAAAAAACTTTTAAAAACAAAAGAAGATAACGCAAAAGAAAATATTAAGCTTCCTTCAGTTAAAGAAACAATAACATTTGACGATTTTCAAAAACTTGACATCAGAACGGCAACAATTATTGAAGCCGAAAAAGTAAAAAAAACAAAGAAGTTATTGAAAATAACACTTGATACAGGAGTTGACAAAAGAACTGTTGTCTCAGGTATTGCAGAATATTACAAACCCGAAGAAATTATAGGCAAACAAGTTCAAGTACTTGTAAATCTTGCACCTCGTAAGTTAAAAGGTATTGAATCGCAAGGAATGATTTTAATGGCAGAAAACCCTGACGGAAAGCTATCATTTGTTTCTCCGGAAGAAAAGTTTGAAAACGGTTCAACAATCAGTTAA
- a CDS encoding DUF4465 domain-containing protein has product MKKNLFLATVLIALFTNAFNAQTIVDFESLTVPAEGYYNGSTDHSGTVNSTESFSYSDNNATFNITYTLADGYDYWNGFAYSNQTDLTTTDWTNYSAYANPAGGYNNSNNYAFAYLFFNVGDTIIFSENVDINTIYITNSVWAYHYMKGTDGIGTGTYAAGDSLTLVIKGILADNTFTTDSVLFYMADFTNGNSIIIDNWTEVNLNNLGNVRGLKIDLYSSDSWTPAYVCIDNIVYNSPVNISSTKFKNVSVYPNPTKSSVNIDNVLNADISVIDITGKIIYTINNCRKSEKIDVSNLNTGVYFIRIENNNQSFIKKLIIE; this is encoded by the coding sequence ATGAAAAAAAATTTATTTTTAGCAACCGTATTAATCGCATTATTTACAAATGCTTTTAATGCACAAACAATTGTTGACTTTGAAAGTCTGACCGTCCCGGCAGAAGGTTATTATAACGGCTCAACCGACCACAGCGGGACAGTTAACAGTACCGAATCTTTTTCATATTCAGACAACAATGCAACATTTAATATAACATATACTTTAGCCGACGGATATGATTATTGGAACGGATTTGCATATTCCAACCAAACAGACTTAACAACAACAGATTGGACAAATTATTCTGCTTATGCAAATCCTGCAGGCGGATATAACAATTCAAATAATTATGCTTTTGCATATCTTTTTTTCAATGTCGGAGATACAATAATATTTTCCGAAAATGTTGATATTAATACAATATATATAACAAACTCCGTATGGGCTTATCATTATATGAAGGGAACAGACGGAATAGGTACGGGAACTTATGCTGCCGGAGACTCTTTAACTCTTGTTATTAAAGGTATCCTTGCAGATAATACATTTACAACAGATTCTGTTCTGTTTTATATGGCAGATTTCACAAACGGAAATTCAATAATTATTGATAACTGGACAGAAGTTAATTTGAACAACCTTGGTAATGTAAGAGGTCTTAAAATTGATTTATACAGCTCAGATTCTTGGACACCTGCATATGTTTGTATTGATAATATTGTTTACAATTCACCTGTAAACATTTCGTCAACCAAGTTTAAAAATGTTTCAGTTTACCCGAATCCGACAAAAAGCAGTGTAAATATTGACAATGTGCTTAATGCAGATATTTCTGTTATTGACATTACAGGTAAAATAATTTACACAATAAACAATTGTCGTAAAAGTGAGAAAATTGATGTTTCAAACTTAAATACCGGTGTTTATTTTATACGAATTGAAAATAATAACCAAAGCTTTATTAAAAAACTAATTATTGAATAA
- the trxA gene encoding thioredoxin, translating into MAKVEFLNEESFKANVFDYEKNKDWKYEGNVPCLIDFYADWCQPCKMVAPILDELQAEYGDTIQIYKIDTEVERNLAGMFGVQSIPSLLFVPKEGQPQMAAGALPKETFEKAISDVLGVEKPA; encoded by the coding sequence ATGGCAAAAGTAGAATTTTTAAACGAAGAATCGTTTAAGGCAAATGTTTTCGATTACGAAAAAAATAAAGATTGGAAATACGAAGGTAATGTTCCGTGTTTAATTGATTTTTATGCAGATTGGTGTCAACCTTGTAAAATGGTTGCTCCTATACTTGATGAACTTCAAGCAGAATACGGAGACACAATTCAAATTTATAAAATTGATACGGAAGTAGAAAGAAATCTTGCAGGAATGTTTGGAGTACAAAGTATTCCGTCGTTATTATTTGTACCTAAAGAAGGGCAACCGCAAATGGCTGCAGGTGCTTTACCGAAAGAAACTTTTGAGAAAGCTATTTCGGATGTTCTCGGTGTTGAAAAACCGGCATAA
- a CDS encoding TonB-dependent receptor, giving the protein MEKNKFYILILISFFSVKLKAQDTLQINEVVKNASFQNTFRNSNEELIDSTLQENYKFVSIDEILAIQTSSQIKSYGGLGNLSSISLRGSGANHVAINWNGFIINSATTGSTDLSLIQTGFFDEIKIIPGASSSLYGSGTFGGALELNNFAEYSKGLSFSTGNETGSFKTHKYLASTSFSNNNLQYKISFNKINAENNFPFVDNYKFDAPLEKRQHNSLNSFNIIQNIKLKLPKNNTLESGIWYVIKNKEIPEIAGSYIEGNKMQTDSIFRTYFRWKKLFKNSLLTVSSAYFSEYLHYTDKTNSYDTEYYINSEISAKNFANDISYIYYLKNNLILSLAGIINRQQVSTSNYFENKIYEADYSLISSVKYTFSGYNFKFNLRNEFSEQIKYIPLFDFGINKAFLNDKILISTNVSNKYRKPTFNERYWQPGGNINLNYETGNNAEISLKYFFNNKSFFNTTYYHSNINDMVQWIPKDNVWTAVNNKNVKINGIEININHSLKTGKFSNKIIASYNFTNALLTDVYSNDDYIIPQKLIYTPTNTAKFYFASTYKKFTISFATQYTGKRYITQENNEDYTLPEYLLSNIYASYNIDIKHFKTEFNLKFLNIFNKQYEMIKSFPSPGRSIYFSIILKFKQHIQQKQSGKLFLYK; this is encoded by the coding sequence ATGGAAAAAAATAAGTTTTACATATTAATTTTAATAAGCTTTTTTTCTGTCAAACTAAAAGCACAAGACACCTTGCAAATAAACGAAGTTGTAAAAAACGCTTCATTTCAAAACACTTTCAGAAATTCAAATGAAGAACTGATTGACAGCACATTACAAGAAAATTATAAATTTGTTTCAATTGATGAGATATTGGCAATACAAACTTCATCGCAAATAAAATCATACGGAGGATTGGGAAATTTATCAAGCATAAGTTTAAGAGGAAGCGGAGCAAACCATGTTGCAATTAATTGGAACGGCTTTATAATAAATTCGGCAACAACAGGAAGCACAGATTTATCCCTTATTCAAACCGGTTTTTTTGATGAAATAAAGATTATTCCGGGGGCATCCTCATCTTTGTACGGAAGCGGAACTTTCGGAGGTGCTTTAGAACTGAATAATTTTGCAGAATACAGCAAAGGATTAAGTTTCAGCACAGGAAATGAAACAGGAAGTTTCAAAACACACAAATATCTTGCAAGTACTTCATTTTCAAACAACAATTTGCAATACAAAATATCGTTCAATAAAATAAATGCCGAAAATAATTTTCCTTTTGTTGATAATTACAAATTTGATGCTCCGCTTGAAAAAAGACAACATAACAGCCTCAACAGTTTTAATATTATTCAAAACATTAAATTAAAACTTCCGAAAAACAACACATTGGAAAGCGGAATTTGGTATGTAATTAAAAACAAAGAAATTCCGGAAATTGCAGGTTCGTATATTGAAGGGAACAAAATGCAAACAGACAGTATTTTCAGAACTTATTTTCGATGGAAAAAACTTTTTAAAAATTCTTTACTTACCGTAAGCTCGGCATATTTTTCAGAATACCTGCATTACACCGACAAAACAAATAGCTATGATACAGAATATTACATAAACTCTGAAATATCAGCAAAGAATTTTGCAAATGACATTTCTTACATATATTATTTAAAAAACAACTTAATTTTAAGCCTTGCCGGAATAATTAACCGGCAACAAGTTTCAACTTCAAATTATTTCGAAAATAAAATTTATGAAGCAGATTATTCGCTTATTTCATCGGTAAAATATACATTTTCGGGCTATAATTTTAAATTTAATTTAAGAAACGAGTTTTCAGAACAAATAAAATATATTCCGCTTTTTGATTTCGGTATAAACAAAGCTTTTTTAAATGACAAAATACTTATAAGCACCAACGTTTCAAATAAATACAGAAAACCGACTTTTAATGAAAGATATTGGCAACCGGGCGGAAACATAAATCTGAATTACGAAACCGGAAATAATGCCGAAATAAGTCTGAAATATTTTTTTAATAATAAGAGTTTTTTTAACACAACATATTATCATTCAAACATTAATGACATGGTTCAATGGATTCCGAAAGATAATGTTTGGACAGCCGTAAATAATAAAAATGTAAAAATAAACGGAATTGAAATAAATATAAATCACAGCCTGAAAACAGGCAAGTTTTCTAACAAAATAATTGCATCATATAATTTTACAAATGCTTTGCTGACTGATGTTTATTCAAATGACGACTATATTATTCCTCAAAAATTGATTTACACACCTACAAATACTGCAAAGTTTTATTTTGCAAGCACATACAAAAAATTTACAATAAGTTTTGCAACGCAATACACAGGAAAAAGATATATAACACAAGAAAATAATGAAGATTATACTTTGCCGGAATATCTTTTATCAAATATTTATGCAAGTTATAATATTGATATTAAGCATTTTAAAACAGAATTTAATTTAAAGTTTTTAAACATTTTTAATAAGCAATACGAAATGATTAAATCATTCCCGTCACCCGGAAGGAGTATTTATTTCAGCATTATTTTAAAATTCAAACAACATATTCAGCAGAAACAATCCGGCAAGCTGTTTCTGTATAAATAA
- the trxA gene encoding thioredoxin, whose translation MKKIMITSLFLLGILYSFSQKVTFLDEATFKANVWNYEKNATWKFEGNKPMIIDFYADWCRPCKMIAPHLKDIQAEYGSKLQVYKINTDKNPNLANLFKVRSIPTLLFVPANGEYKQIVGYRSKEQFEELVSNILKVEK comes from the coding sequence ATGAAAAAGATTATGATTACAAGTTTATTCCTTTTGGGAATATTATATAGTTTTTCGCAAAAAGTAACATTTTTAGACGAAGCAACATTTAAAGCAAATGTTTGGAATTATGAAAAAAATGCAACTTGGAAGTTCGAAGGTAACAAACCTATGATTATTGATTTTTATGCTGACTGGTGCAGACCTTGTAAAATGATTGCTCCGCATTTAAAAGATATTCAAGCCGAATACGGAAGTAAACTTCAGGTTTATAAAATTAATACGGATAAAAACCCGAACTTGGCAAACTTATTTAAAGTAAGAAGTATTCCTACATTATTATTTGTACCTGCCAACGGTGAGTATAAACAAATTGTGGGGTACAGAAGTAAAGAGCAATTTGAAGAACTTGTTTCAAATATTTTGAAAGTAGAAAAATAG